The following coding sequences are from one Acomys russatus chromosome 16, mAcoRus1.1, whole genome shotgun sequence window:
- the Gjc1 gene encoding gap junction gamma-1 protein → MSWSFLTRLLEEIHNHSTFVGKIWLTVLIVFRIVLTAVGGESIYYDEQSKFVCNTEQPGCENVCYDAFAPLSHVRFWVFQIILVATPSVMYLGYAIHKIAKMEHGEADKKAARSKPYAMRWKQHRALEETEEDHEEDPMMYPEMELESEKENKEQSQPKPKHDGRRRIREDGLMKIYVLQLLARTMFEVGFLIGQYFLYGFQVHPFYVCSRHPCPHKIDCFISRPTEKTIFLLIMYGVTGLCLLLNIWEMLHLGFGTIRDSLNSKRRELDDSGAYNYPFTWNTPSAPPGYNIAVKPDQIQYTELSNAKIAYKQNKANIAQEQQYGSHEEHLPADLETLQREIRMAQERLDLAIQAYHHQSNPHGPREKKAKVGSKSGSNKSSVSSKSGDGKTSVWI, encoded by the coding sequence ATGAGCTGGAGCTTCCTGACGCGCCTGCTGGAGGAGATCCACAATCACTCGACGTTCGTGGGCAAGATCTGGCTCACGGTGCTCATCGTCTTCCGCATCGTCCTAACTGCCGTGGGAGGAGAGTCCATCTATTACGATGAGCAAAGCAAGTTTGTGTGCAACACCGAGCAGCCAGGCTGTGAGAATGTCTGCTATGATGCCTTCGCGCCACTCTCCCACGTGCGCTTCTGGGTGTTCCAGATCATCCTGGTTGCAACGCCCTCTGTTATGTACCTGGGATACGCTATTCACAAGATTGCCAAGATGGAGCATGGCGAGGCAGACAAAAAAGCAGCTCGGAGCAAACCCTATGCCATGCGCTGGAAACAGCACCGGGCTCTGGAAGAAACGGAGGAGGACCATGAGGAGGATCCTATGATGTACCCAGAAATGGAGttagaaagtgaaaaagaaaataaagagcagAGCCAGCCAAAACCTAAGCATGATGGCCGACGACGGATTCGCGAGGATGGGCTCATGAAAATCTATGTGTTGCAGCTGCTGGCCAGGACTATGTTTGAGGTGGGCTTTCTAATAGGGCAGTATTTCCTATACGGCTTCCAAGTCCACCCATTTTATGTGTGCAGCAGACATCCTTGCCCTCATAAGATAGACTGCTTTATTTCCAGACCCACTGAGAAGACCATCTTCCTTCTGATAATGTATGGTGTCACAGGCCTCTGCCTATTGCTCAACATTTGGGAAATGCTTCATTTAGGGTTTGGGACCATTCGAGACTCACTAAACAGTAAAAGGAGGGAACTTGACGATTCGGGTGCTTATAATTACCCTTTCACTTGGAATACGCCATCTGCTCCCCCTGGCTATAACATTGCTGTCAAACCTGATCAAATCCAGTACACGGAGTTGTCCAATGCTAAGATTGCctacaagcaaaacaaagccaaTATCGCCCAGGAACAGCAGTATGGCAGCCACGAGGAGCACCTCCCAGCTGATCTGGAGACTCTGCAGCGGGAGATCAGAATGGCTCAAGAGCGCTTGGATCTAGCTATCCAGGCTTACCATCACCAGAGCAACCCCCATGGTCCTCGGGAAAAGAAGGCCAAAGTGGGGTCCAAATCTGGGTCCAACAAAAGCAGTGTTAGTAGCAAATCGGGGGATGGGAAGACCTCCGTCTGGATTTAA
- the LOC127200663 gene encoding 60S ribosomal protein L22-like: protein MLWSYKKPLKSGFLPPLLPWRREKACGEGGQKKKQVLKFTHDCTHPVEDGIMDAANFEQFLQERIKVNGKAGNLGGGVVTIERSKITITVTSEAPFSKRYLKYLTKKYLKNNLRDWLRVVANSKESYELRYFQINQEEEDED, encoded by the exons ATGCTGTGGTCCTATAAGAAGCCCCTGAAA TctggctttctgcctcctctgctgccaTGGCGCCGTGAAAAAGCTTGTGGCGAAGGGGGGcaaaaaaagaagcaagtttTGAAGTTCACCCATGACTGCACCCATCCTGTGGAAGATGGAATCATGGATGCTGCCAACTTTGAGCAGTTCCTCCAGGAGAGAATCAAGGTCAACGGCAAAGCGGGGAACCTAGGCGGAGGGGTTGTGACCATCGAGCGGAGCAAGATCACGATCACTGTCACTTCTGAGGCGCCTTTCTCCAAAAGGTATTTGAAATATCTCACCAAAAAATATCTGAAGAACAATCTTCGAGACTGGCTGCGCGTTGTCGCCAACAGCAAAGAGAGTTATGAATTGCGCTACTTCCAGATCAAccaagaggaggaggacgaggattGA